The Halotia branconii CENA392 region CTGTGTGCCTAAAAGCTGACTCTAAAAAAGCCGATTTTCCATAGTGAATCCCCCAAATTTCTTGATACAACTCTCTATGTCGCCCAGATAAACTTGTCCAAGTGGGTGTGTTCTGGTTTTGTAAATACCAATCAAGATGATTGGCTGACCGCCACGAAGTTGCGTAAGCTAATCGCTGACCGGAAGCAGTACGCAGCCACACCTGTCGTCTTACCCGTGGTCCTGGTAATAATTGAATAGCTTCTGGCGCACCATCAAAGTCCATACCAATGTCAGACATTTCTATTAAATCGATTTCAATCCGTTCACCTGTTATGAGTGTTAGATGTCGCATTGAAGAACCATTTCCTAGTAGTAGGATTTGCCAAGTTGGTGCTAACTGAGTGTGGGGTAAACCTTGTTGAATTATCTCCTTTCCTCCTTGCCAAGTAGGAATTAAGCAATGCCATGTTGTTGTATTACTAAACATTGATAGAAATGTCAAAATATGGACTGTAAAAGATCATAGAACTTCTTTTTCGAGCAAACATTTATCGGACAAAGATTTTCATACCTAATTCCAGCAAGCAAAATTAGTAAAGACTTAAAATAACCTTTATAAGTGCTTGCTGATACTTGCAACTAAAATTTATTTTGTTTGTTGTTTGGGGTAGATGTTACTTCAAATTGCTTAGGATGTGTAACACTTTAGTTCATAGTTTTTAATGTCTCTGAATTTAAATTAGAATACAAGGACAGTTAAGACATTTAAGATAGTTAAGACATTTAAGATTATTAAATAAAAAATAAAAATTCACTATTTATTTAATATCAATTTTTATTTATTGTTTGTATGGTTCAAAAATATTTTGATCTCAAAATGAGTGTTCTGTCAGGTTGCCGCAGGCATCGCAAAAAGGTAGGTATCTTTTACTGCCAAGAAGCGCGATCGCTCTGTTGAAACTTTTTAAGCCAGATTCTTGCTGTAGATAATATTTCCGCTGTGCTGTGCTAACTTTTGTTGATTTGAGTAACTTCAAATAAAAGAAGGCAAGCGATTCTATGTCGCTGCCTTCCTTT contains the following coding sequences:
- a CDS encoding chorismate lyase; translated protein: MFSNTTTWHCLIPTWQGGKEIIQQGLPHTQLAPTWQILLLGNGSSMRHLTLITGERIEIDLIEMSDIGMDFDGAPEAIQLLPGPRVRRQVWLRTASGQRLAYATSWRSANHLDWYLQNQNTPTWTSLSGRHRELYQEIWGIHYGKSAFLESAFRHTGAFWGRYYLFWHQGQPLTLIYEVFSPYLRKYLGSESIVSP